From a region of the Rhinopithecus roxellana isolate Shanxi Qingling chromosome 8, ASM756505v1, whole genome shotgun sequence genome:
- the LOC104680065 gene encoding uncharacterized protein LOC104680065 yields MDDKTTRICHLLAKRKLPPPTPSSMPGHFWGQSDVAGVGMPKMELGRMTQSGRRGPVLQVSALAGVEPHNFASFAVCLSLLWRHLGPSYQGASKVLRTKCWRQERTRGPEEFTSAAKH; encoded by the coding sequence atggACGATAAAACAACACGGATTTGTCACCTCCTAGCGAAGAGGAAGCTACCGCCACCAACCCCCTCAAGCATGCCCGGGCACTTCTGGGGACAATCGGACGTGGCAGGAGTTGGCATGCCCAAGATGGAGCTGGGAAGGATGACCCAGAGTGGAAGGCGTGGGCCGGTGCTCCAGGTCTCAGCTCTCGCCGGCGTCGAACCACACAACTTTGCCAGCTTTGCAGTTTGCCTTTCCCTATTGTGGAGGCATCTGGGACCGTCCTATCAAGGCGCTTCAAAAGTGTTAAGGACAAAGTGCTGGAGACAAGAACGTACCAGGGGCCCAGAAGAATTCACTAGCGCGGCCAAACACTAA